Proteins encoded by one window of Serratia nevei:
- a CDS encoding pyridoxal-phosphate-dependent aminotransferase family protein — MLDISQFDQINPPARLLMGPGPINADPRVLRAMSSQLIGQYDPAMTGYMNQVMSLYRALFRTENRWTMLVDGTSRAGIEALLVSAIRPGDKVLVPVFGRFGHLLCEIARRCRAEVHTIEVPWGEVFSADRIEDAIKRVRPRLLLTVQGDTSTTMLQPLHELGDICRRHGVLFYTDATASFGGNPLETDAWGLDAVSAGLQKCLGGPSGSSPVTLSPQFEEIVRRRKCVEEGIRTAEHADGDDEMIYSNYFDIGMIMDYWGPERLNHHTEATSMLFAARECARVILEEGLDHAIARHRLHGAAMLAGIRGMGLAVFGDLEHRMNNVLGVMIPPQVQGEQVRQMMLNDFGIEIGTSFGPLQGKIWRIGTMGYNARKDCVLQTLAALEAVLNRLGFASKQGEALQAAWNVYDAGKRG, encoded by the coding sequence ATGTTGGATATTTCGCAATTCGATCAGATTAACCCGCCGGCGCGCCTGCTGATGGGGCCGGGGCCGATCAACGCCGATCCGCGCGTGCTGCGCGCCATGTCGAGTCAGCTGATCGGCCAGTACGATCCGGCGATGACCGGTTACATGAATCAGGTCATGTCGCTGTACCGCGCGCTGTTCCGCACCGAAAACCGCTGGACGATGCTGGTGGACGGCACCTCACGCGCCGGCATCGAAGCGCTGCTGGTTTCCGCCATTCGGCCGGGCGATAAGGTGCTGGTGCCGGTCTTCGGCCGTTTCGGGCATCTGCTGTGCGAGATTGCCCGCCGCTGCCGTGCCGAGGTCCACACGATCGAGGTACCGTGGGGCGAAGTGTTCAGCGCCGATCGCATCGAAGACGCGATTAAGCGAGTGCGCCCGCGCCTGCTGCTGACGGTGCAGGGCGACACGTCCACCACCATGCTGCAGCCGCTGCATGAGCTGGGCGATATCTGCCGCCGCCACGGCGTGCTGTTCTATACCGACGCGACGGCTTCCTTCGGCGGTAATCCGCTGGAGACCGATGCCTGGGGGCTGGATGCGGTCTCCGCCGGGCTGCAGAAGTGCCTGGGCGGCCCCTCCGGCAGCTCGCCGGTCACTCTCAGCCCGCAGTTTGAAGAGATTGTGCGCCGCCGTAAATGCGTGGAGGAGGGGATCCGCACCGCCGAGCACGCCGACGGCGACGACGAGATGATCTACTCCAACTATTTCGACATCGGCATGATCATGGATTATTGGGGGCCGGAGCGTCTCAATCACCATACCGAAGCCACCAGCATGCTGTTCGCGGCGCGAGAGTGTGCGCGGGTGATCCTCGAAGAAGGGCTGGATCACGCCATCGCCCGCCACCGGCTGCACGGCGCGGCGATGCTGGCGGGCATCCGGGGCATGGGGCTGGCGGTGTTCGGCGATCTCGAGCACCGCATGAACAACGTGCTTGGCGTGATGATCCCGCCGCAGGTACAGGGTGAACAGGTGCGGCAGATGATGCTGAACGACTTTGGCATTGAAATCGGCACCTCGTTCGGCCCGCTGCAGGGCAAGATCTGGCGCATTGGCACCATGGGCTACAACGCGCGCAAAGATTGCGTGCTGCAAACCCTGGCGGCGCTGGAGGCGGTGCTGAACCGCCTCGGTTTCGCCAGCAAGCAGGGCGAGGCGTTGCAGGCTGCCTGGAACGTTTATGACGCAGGCAAGCGTGGATGA
- the hpxK gene encoding allantoate amidohydrolase, protein MTPLEAQQAAARVMARCDELAAISAEPDRLTRLYLSAEHRRANHRVGEWMRESGMQVWQDSVGNICGRYEGHTPGAPALLLGSHLDTVRNAGRYDGMLGVLTALETVAHYHRQGHRLPLALEVIGFADEEGARFGVTLLGSRGLTGQWPAEWLARTDADGVSIAQAMRDFGLDPAAIAQARRAPNEIRAYLELHIEQGPCLEAADLALGVVTAINGARRLNCTFSGEAGHAGTVPMGQRKDALVAAAEWITAVETLTCAADSPLVATVGCIESLPGAVNVIPGEVKLTLDVRGPQDAPLAALLTALLAQAQAICARRGVRFASEAFYRIDATACDADLQRRWQATVAQVQGRSLALPSGAGHDAIAVAAQWPVGMLFVRCAGGVSHHPDEAVRQADVALAIRAYCQMIAGWE, encoded by the coding sequence ATGACGCCGCTGGAGGCACAGCAGGCCGCCGCACGGGTGATGGCGCGCTGTGACGAGCTGGCGGCAATCAGCGCAGAGCCCGATCGGCTGACGCGTCTTTATCTCTCCGCCGAACATCGGCGCGCCAATCACCGGGTTGGGGAGTGGATGCGTGAGAGCGGCATGCAGGTTTGGCAGGACAGCGTCGGCAATATCTGCGGCCGTTATGAAGGGCACACGCCCGGTGCCCCCGCGCTGCTGCTCGGTTCGCATTTGGACACGGTGCGTAACGCCGGGCGCTATGACGGCATGCTCGGCGTGCTCACGGCGCTGGAAACGGTGGCGCACTATCACCGTCAGGGGCATCGATTACCGCTGGCGCTGGAGGTGATCGGTTTTGCCGACGAGGAGGGCGCGCGCTTTGGCGTCACGCTGCTCGGCAGCCGCGGCCTGACCGGCCAGTGGCCCGCAGAGTGGCTGGCGCGCACTGACGCCGACGGCGTGAGCATAGCGCAGGCGATGCGCGACTTTGGGCTGGATCCGGCGGCGATTGCGCAGGCGCGTCGCGCACCAAACGAAATTCGCGCCTATCTCGAATTACATATCGAACAGGGCCCATGTCTGGAGGCGGCCGATTTGGCGCTGGGCGTGGTGACGGCGATCAATGGCGCGCGCCGGCTTAACTGCACTTTCAGCGGCGAGGCGGGCCACGCCGGCACGGTGCCGATGGGGCAGCGCAAAGATGCGCTGGTGGCCGCGGCAGAATGGATCACGGCGGTAGAAACGCTGACCTGCGCCGCTGATTCGCCACTGGTGGCCACCGTCGGCTGCATCGAGAGTCTGCCTGGCGCGGTCAATGTGATCCCCGGCGAGGTGAAATTGACGCTCGATGTGCGCGGCCCGCAGGATGCGCCGCTGGCGGCGCTATTGACGGCGTTGCTGGCGCAGGCGCAGGCGATCTGCGCGCGGCGCGGAGTGCGCTTCGCCAGCGAGGCGTTTTATCGCATCGATGCCACCGCCTGCGACGCGGACCTGCAGCGCCGCTGGCAGGCGACTGTCGCACAAGTGCAGGGCCGTAGCCTGGCGTTGCCGAGCGGCGCCGGGCACGACGCCATCGCCGTGGCGGCGCAATGGCCGGTCGGCATGCTGTTCGTGCGTTGCGCCGGCGGCGTCAGCCATCATCCGGACGAAGCGGTGCGGCAGGCGGACGTGGCGCTGGCGATCCGGGCCTATTGCCAGATGATCGCCGGCTGGGAGTAG
- a CDS encoding LysE family translocator, producing MDMTTLLLYTVAVAAVTIIPGPTMLLALNNGATKGKRVAAFGIAGAALSDLLLIGAVGCGLGAILQASEQLFTLVKWAGAAYLFYLAYQLWRAPLGAPQAAQDTMPGARNGRAAFMRSLLVALSNPKGLLFFSAFLPQFIRPEGDVALQYVILALVTALIDIALMSLYALGGHHAMRILSGRALRWLNRTCAGLLAGLAVALSLYRRNASS from the coding sequence ATGGATATGACGACGCTCTTGCTCTATACCGTGGCCGTCGCGGCGGTCACCATCATACCGGGCCCCACCATGCTGTTGGCGCTCAATAACGGCGCCACCAAAGGCAAACGCGTCGCCGCCTTCGGCATTGCGGGCGCGGCGCTGTCCGACCTGCTGTTGATCGGCGCCGTCGGCTGCGGCCTGGGGGCGATATTGCAAGCTTCCGAACAGCTTTTCACGCTGGTCAAATGGGCCGGCGCCGCTTATTTGTTCTATCTCGCCTACCAACTGTGGCGCGCGCCGCTTGGTGCCCCGCAGGCGGCGCAGGACACCATGCCCGGCGCCCGCAACGGCCGCGCTGCGTTTATGCGCTCGCTGCTGGTCGCACTCTCCAATCCCAAGGGGCTGCTGTTCTTTTCCGCCTTTCTGCCACAGTTCATTCGGCCAGAGGGCGACGTGGCGCTGCAATACGTCATTCTCGCTCTGGTGACGGCCCTGATCGATATCGCCCTGATGAGCCTCTACGCGCTTGGCGGCCACCATGCCATGCGTATCTTGTCCGGCCGCGCTCTGCGCTGGCTGAACCGTACCTGCGCCGGGCTGCTGGCCGGATTGGCCGTCGCTCTGAGCCTCTATCGCCGCAACGCCTCGTCTTAG
- a CDS encoding amidohydrolase codes for MSTLKITLLQQPLVWRDGPANLAAFDALLAPIVGRDLIVLPEMFTTGFAMDAGESALPEQQVIDWLHGWAVKSHALIGGSVALKTDEGAVNRFLLVEPGGQVHAYDKRHLFRMAGEHLHYQAGNRREIFEWRGWRILPQICYDLRFPVWARYQQDYDLALYVANWPAPRSSHWQTLLAARAIENQVYVAGCNRVGEDPNGLSYSGDSLIISPQGEILANAEPGTATRLDAELSLETLQSYRSAFPAWRDADSFLRLD; via the coding sequence ATGTCGACTTTAAAAATTACCCTGTTGCAGCAACCGCTGGTCTGGCGCGACGGCCCCGCCAACCTGGCGGCTTTCGATGCGTTGCTGGCGCCGATCGTTGGCCGAGATCTCATCGTCTTGCCGGAGATGTTCACCACCGGTTTCGCCATGGATGCCGGCGAGAGCGCCCTGCCCGAACAGCAGGTGATCGACTGGCTGCACGGTTGGGCGGTGAAAAGCCACGCGTTAATCGGCGGCAGCGTGGCGCTGAAAACTGACGAAGGTGCGGTCAACCGCTTCCTGCTGGTCGAGCCGGGCGGCCAGGTGCACGCCTATGACAAACGCCACCTGTTCCGCATGGCCGGCGAACATCTGCACTACCAAGCCGGCAACCGGCGTGAAATCTTCGAATGGCGCGGCTGGCGCATCCTGCCGCAGATCTGCTACGACCTGCGTTTCCCCGTCTGGGCGCGCTATCAGCAGGATTACGATCTGGCGCTGTACGTCGCCAACTGGCCGGCGCCGCGCAGCAGCCATTGGCAAACGCTGCTGGCGGCGCGGGCGATTGAAAACCAGGTGTACGTGGCGGGCTGCAACCGGGTGGGCGAAGATCCCAACGGCCTGAGCTACAGCGGAGACAGCCTGATCATCAGCCCACAGGGCGAGATCCTGGCGAATGCGGAGCCCGGCACGGCCACGCGGCTGGACGCCGAGCTGTCGCTGGAAACCCTGCAGAGTTACCGCAGCGCCTTCCCGGCCTGGCGCGATGCCGACAGCTTTCTGCGTTTAGACTGA
- a CDS encoding pyridoxal phosphate-dependent aminotransferase — translation MSTSALIPESKLPALGTTIFTQMSALAQQHQAINLSQGFPDFDGPDYLKERLAWHVAQGANQYAPMTGVAPLREAIADKTAELYGWQPDATAEVTVTAGATEALFAAISALVRPGDEVVCFDPSYDSYAPAVTLAGGILKRIALQPPAFAVDWPGFAAALSPRTRLVIVNTPHNPSATAWQAEDMQQLWHAIAEREIYVLSDEVYEHICFAKGGHASVLAHPQLRQRAIAVSSFGKTFHMTGWKVGYCVAPAALSAEVRKVHQYLTFSVNTPAQLALADSLRAEPEHWRQLPAFYRAKRDRFVQALTSSRLEILPCAGTYFLLADYSAISDLDDVAFCHWLTEHVGVAAIPLSVFCADPFPHKLIRLCFAKQDATLDAAAERLCRL, via the coding sequence ATGAGCACTTCCGCATTGATTCCCGAAAGTAAACTGCCTGCCCTGGGCACCACCATCTTTACCCAGATGAGCGCGCTGGCGCAGCAGCATCAGGCGATCAACCTGTCGCAGGGCTTCCCCGATTTCGACGGCCCGGACTACCTGAAAGAACGTCTGGCCTGGCACGTCGCCCAGGGCGCCAACCAGTATGCGCCAATGACCGGCGTGGCGCCGCTGCGCGAAGCCATCGCCGACAAAACCGCCGAGCTGTATGGCTGGCAACCGGACGCCACCGCCGAAGTGACCGTCACCGCCGGTGCCACCGAAGCGCTGTTCGCCGCCATCAGCGCGCTGGTGCGCCCCGGCGACGAAGTGGTCTGCTTCGATCCCAGCTATGACAGCTATGCGCCGGCGGTCACGTTGGCCGGCGGCATACTCAAACGCATCGCCCTGCAGCCGCCCGCGTTTGCCGTGGATTGGCCAGGGTTCGCCGCCGCGCTGTCGCCGCGCACCCGCCTGGTGATCGTCAACACGCCGCACAACCCGTCCGCCACCGCCTGGCAGGCGGAAGACATGCAGCAGCTGTGGCACGCTATCGCCGAACGCGAAATCTACGTGCTCAGCGACGAGGTTTACGAACACATCTGCTTCGCCAAAGGCGGGCACGCCAGCGTGCTGGCCCACCCGCAGCTGCGCCAACGCGCGATCGCGGTGTCCTCTTTCGGCAAAACCTTCCACATGACCGGCTGGAAAGTGGGCTATTGCGTGGCACCCGCCGCGCTGAGCGCCGAGGTGCGCAAAGTGCATCAATACCTGACCTTTTCGGTCAATACCCCGGCCCAGCTGGCGCTGGCGGATAGCCTGCGCGCCGAGCCGGAGCACTGGCGACAGCTGCCGGCGTTCTATCGCGCCAAACGCGACCGCTTTGTGCAGGCGCTGACGAGCAGCCGACTGGAAATTTTACCCTGCGCAGGTACATACTTCTTGCTGGCGGACTACAGCGCCATCTCCGATCTGGACGATGTGGCATTCTGCCATTGGTTAACCGAGCACGTGGGCGTGGCGGCCATTCCGCTGTCGGTCTTCTGTGCCGATCCTTTCCCCCATAAATTGATCCGGCTGTGCTTCGCTAAACAGGACGCCACGCTGGATGCAGCTGCGGAGCGGTTATGTCGACTTTAA
- a CDS encoding methylthioribulose 1-phosphate dehydratase, translating to MTENPQLTALLAACHWIGDKGWCPATGGNMSLRLDERQCLVTESGKDKGSLSATDFLRVDIADNHVPSGRTPSAETGLHTLLYRLSAHIGAVLHTHSVNATVLSRVERGDALVLQGYEMQKSLAGQRSHLDSVAIPIFDNDQDIPRLAARVAAYAEATPLQYGFLVRGHGLYCWGSQVAEARRHLEGLEFLFQCELQRRLLEAK from the coding sequence ATGACGGAGAATCCGCAACTTACCGCATTGCTGGCGGCCTGCCACTGGATTGGCGACAAAGGCTGGTGCCCGGCGACCGGCGGCAACATGTCGCTGCGCCTGGACGAACGTCAGTGCCTGGTCACCGAGTCCGGCAAAGACAAGGGTAGCCTCAGCGCTACCGATTTTCTGCGGGTGGATATCGCCGACAATCATGTGCCGAGCGGCCGCACGCCATCGGCGGAGACTGGGCTGCATACGCTGCTCTACCGCCTGTCCGCGCACATCGGCGCGGTGCTGCATACCCATTCCGTCAACGCTACCGTCCTGTCGCGGGTGGAGCGCGGCGATGCGCTGGTGCTGCAGGGGTACGAAATGCAGAAGTCGCTGGCCGGCCAGCGCAGCCATCTGGACAGCGTGGCGATCCCCATTTTCGATAACGATCAGGACATCCCCCGGCTGGCGGCGCGCGTGGCGGCCTATGCCGAGGCCACGCCGCTGCAATACGGCTTTCTGGTACGCGGCCACGGCCTGTATTGCTGGGGGAGCCAGGTGGCGGAAGCCCGCCGCCATCTCGAAGGGCTGGAATTCCTGTTCCAGTGTGAACTGCAACGCCGCTTACTGGAGGCGAAATGA
- the mtnC gene encoding acireductone synthase codes for MIRAIVTDIEGTTSDIRFVHQVLFPYARERLADFVRRHAAESEVAAPLAALRAEIDQPQADLDALIAALYRFMDEDRKSTALKALQGIIWRSGYREGDFRGHLYPEVAGQLAAWQRQGVKLYVYSSGSVEAQKLLFGHSDAGDLQPLFSGYFDTHVGAKRETASYRNIAQAIGIAPDELLFLSDIHQELDAAQAAGWHTCQLIRDEADEQSRHPQVNRFDRIDLGEFVS; via the coding sequence ATGATCCGCGCTATCGTGACCGATATTGAAGGCACCACCAGCGATATTCGCTTTGTGCATCAGGTACTGTTTCCTTACGCCCGCGAACGGCTGGCGGATTTTGTGCGCCGCCATGCCGCTGAGAGCGAAGTCGCCGCGCCGCTGGCGGCGCTGCGCGCTGAAATTGACCAGCCGCAGGCAGATCTTGACGCGCTGATCGCCGCGCTGTACCGCTTTATGGATGAAGACCGTAAATCTACCGCGCTCAAGGCGTTGCAGGGCATCATTTGGCGCAGCGGTTACCGCGAAGGGGACTTTCGCGGGCATCTGTATCCGGAAGTCGCGGGGCAGTTGGCCGCCTGGCAGCGGCAGGGGGTGAAGCTTTACGTCTATTCCTCCGGTTCGGTGGAAGCGCAGAAACTGCTGTTCGGCCACAGCGATGCGGGCGATCTGCAGCCGCTGTTCAGTGGTTATTTCGATACGCACGTCGGCGCCAAGCGTGAAACCGCGTCGTACCGCAACATCGCGCAGGCTATCGGCATCGCGCCCGACGAGCTGCTGTTTTTGTCCGACATCCACCAGGAGTTGGATGCGGCGCAGGCCGCCGGCTGGCATACCTGCCAGCTGATCCGCGATGAGGCGGACGAGCAGAGCCGGCATCCGCAGGTTAACCGTTTTGATCGTATCGATTTAGGGGAGTTCGTTTCATGA
- a CDS encoding 1,2-dihydroxy-3-keto-5-methylthiopentene dioxygenase, whose product MSGLTIFSDKAPQQPLWQSRDAQEIQRQLAQIGVRFERWQADRELGDNPQPEAVIAAYQHEIDRLVAEKGYQSWDVISMRPDHEQRQALREKFLSEHTHGEDEVRFFVEGAGLFCLHLDGKIFQILCEKNDLISVPANTRHWFDMGSAPHFTAIRVFDNPEGWVAHFTGDKIADVYPRLD is encoded by the coding sequence ATGAGTGGATTGACCATTTTCAGCGATAAAGCGCCGCAGCAGCCGCTGTGGCAGAGCCGCGACGCGCAGGAGATCCAGCGCCAGTTGGCGCAGATCGGCGTGCGCTTTGAGCGCTGGCAAGCGGATCGCGAGCTGGGCGACAACCCGCAGCCGGAGGCGGTGATCGCCGCCTACCAGCATGAGATAGACCGGCTGGTGGCGGAAAAGGGCTACCAGAGCTGGGACGTGATCAGCATGCGGCCGGACCATGAGCAGCGGCAGGCGCTGCGTGAAAAATTCCTGTCCGAACATACGCACGGCGAAGATGAAGTGCGCTTTTTCGTCGAAGGCGCAGGGCTGTTTTGCCTGCATCTGGACGGCAAGATCTTCCAGATCCTGTGCGAAAAGAACGATCTGATCTCGGTGCCGGCCAACACTCGCCACTGGTTCGATATGGGATCGGCGCCGCACTTTACCGCGATCCGGGTGTTCGACAACCCGGAGGGCTGGGTGGCGCATTTTACCGGCGACAAGATCGCCGATGTCTATCCGCGTCTGGACTGA
- the mtnA gene encoding S-methyl-5-thioribose-1-phosphate isomerase yields MQALNTTSLTLQDNRLWILDQQALPQEKRWRACDSVEELVGHIHSLRVRGAPLIGLSASLLLALLAERGLPRAELEQALHTLRAARPTAVNLMNNLDRMKLALAEPDWVPAMVNEALRLVEEDRRLCDRIADHGAGLVKPGSRLLTHCNTGGLATAGVGTAIGVLLHAHRQGKVQQVWVDETRPLLQGGRLTAWELGELGIPYRLICDSMAASLMAQGQVDAVWVGADRIAANGDVANKIGTYSLAVLAHYHGIPFYVAAPHTTHDPHCPDGAAIPIEQRAAAEVTGVSGSFGACQWAPNEAPVYNPAFDVTPAKLISGWVFDSGVITPQQVEAGIFRRALG; encoded by the coding sequence ATGCAAGCGCTTAACACCACCAGTTTGACCCTGCAGGACAACCGCCTTTGGATCCTCGATCAGCAAGCCCTGCCGCAGGAAAAGCGGTGGCGCGCCTGCGACAGCGTGGAGGAATTGGTCGGGCACATTCACAGCCTGCGGGTGCGCGGCGCGCCACTGATCGGGCTGTCTGCCAGCCTGCTGTTGGCGCTGCTCGCGGAACGCGGTCTGCCGCGCGCCGAGCTGGAGCAGGCGCTGCACACGCTGCGCGCCGCCCGCCCGACGGCGGTCAACCTGATGAATAATCTGGATCGCATGAAGCTGGCGCTGGCGGAGCCTGATTGGGTGCCGGCGATGGTGAACGAAGCGCTGCGGTTGGTGGAAGAAGATCGCCGATTGTGCGATCGCATTGCCGATCACGGCGCTGGGCTGGTCAAGCCCGGCAGCCGCCTGCTGACCCACTGCAATACCGGCGGGTTGGCCACCGCCGGCGTCGGCACCGCCATCGGCGTGCTGCTGCACGCTCACCGGCAAGGCAAGGTGCAACAGGTGTGGGTCGATGAAACCCGGCCGCTGCTGCAGGGCGGCCGCCTGACCGCCTGGGAACTGGGCGAGCTGGGCATTCCCTATCGCCTGATCTGCGATTCGATGGCCGCCAGCCTGATGGCACAGGGCCAGGTCGATGCGGTGTGGGTCGGCGCGGATCGCATCGCCGCCAACGGCGACGTCGCCAACAAAATCGGCACCTACAGCCTGGCGGTGCTGGCGCACTACCACGGCATCCCGTTCTACGTGGCCGCCCCGCATACCACCCACGATCCGCACTGCCCGGACGGCGCTGCCATTCCGATCGAGCAGCGCGCGGCGGCCGAAGTCACCGGCGTTTCAGGCAGCTTCGGCGCCTGTCAGTGGGCGCCAAACGAGGCACCGGTCTACAATCCGGCGTTCGACGTTACGCCGGCCAAGCTCATCAGCGGCTGGGTATTCGACAGCGGCGTGATTACGCCGCAGCAGGTTGAAGCGGGGATTTTCCGGCGGGCGCTGGGGTAA
- the mtnK gene encoding S-methyl-5-thioribose kinase gives MSLYRTFTATDAVEYARQYGRVSEPQALVSADEIGDGNLNLVFKIRDREGVSRVIVKQALPYVRCVGESWPLTLDRARIEAETLLVHGGFCPRHTVKVLHHDPELAVMVQEDLSDHRIWRSELVQGNYHPLAAGQLAEYLAQTLFHTSDFYQSAQQKKAEVSRFTNPELCQITEDLFFTDPYIDHERNRFEAALLPQVQALREDTPLKLAVAGLKHRFLSKAEALLHGDIHSGSIFVAEGRLKAIDAEFGFYGPIGFDIGTALGNLLLNYCGLPGLFGPRDAAAGREQRLQDVRELWLIFADRFLALCHQQSRDAALATPGYAEQFLQQVWADAVGYCGTELIRRTIGLAHVADLDSIADADMRLDCQRHALGLGRTLIVNAPQIEHIDALLARIRQQG, from the coding sequence ATGTCGCTTTATCGTACGTTTACGGCTACCGACGCCGTTGAATACGCCCGCCAATACGGTCGGGTGTCTGAACCGCAGGCACTGGTCAGCGCTGACGAGATCGGTGACGGCAACCTGAATCTGGTGTTCAAGATCCGCGATCGCGAAGGGGTGAGCCGGGTGATCGTCAAACAGGCGCTGCCTTACGTACGTTGCGTGGGCGAATCCTGGCCGTTGACGCTGGATCGGGCGCGCATCGAAGCGGAAACGCTGCTGGTCCACGGCGGCTTCTGCCCGCGGCATACGGTAAAAGTCTTGCATCACGATCCCGAATTGGCGGTGATGGTGCAGGAAGACCTTTCCGACCATCGCATCTGGCGCAGCGAGCTGGTGCAGGGCAACTATCACCCGCTGGCGGCCGGGCAACTGGCGGAATACCTGGCGCAGACGCTGTTCCACACCTCCGATTTTTATCAGTCGGCGCAGCAGAAGAAGGCGGAAGTCAGCCGTTTCACCAACCCCGAGCTGTGCCAGATCACCGAAGATCTGTTCTTTACCGATCCTTATATCGATCATGAGCGCAATCGCTTCGAGGCGGCGCTGTTGCCGCAGGTGCAGGCGCTGCGTGAGGATACGCCGCTGAAGCTGGCCGTCGCCGGTCTGAAACATCGCTTTCTCAGCAAGGCGGAGGCGCTGCTGCACGGCGATATTCACAGCGGTTCGATCTTCGTGGCGGAAGGACGGTTGAAAGCGATCGACGCCGAATTCGGTTTCTACGGCCCGATCGGTTTCGATATCGGCACCGCATTGGGCAATCTGCTGCTCAACTATTGCGGGCTGCCGGGGCTGTTCGGGCCGCGCGACGCCGCCGCCGGGCGCGAGCAGCGCTTGCAGGATGTGCGCGAGCTGTGGCTGATCTTTGCCGATCGCTTCCTGGCGCTGTGCCATCAGCAAAGCCGGGATGCGGCACTGGCGACGCCGGGTTACGCCGAGCAGTTCCTGCAACAGGTCTGGGCCGATGCGGTCGGGTACTGCGGTACCGAACTGATTCGGCGCACCATCGGCCTGGCGCACGTCGCCGATCTGGACAGCATCGCCGACGCCGACATGCGCCTCGACTGCCAGCGTCATGCGCTGGGACTGGGGCGCACGCTGATCGTCAATGCGCCGCAGATCGAGCATATTGACGCGCTGTTGGCGCGCATTCGTCAACAAGGCTGA
- a CDS encoding urease subunit gamma, with the protein MQLTPREIEKLMVYTLADVALKRKSRGIKLNYPEAVAIITTAALEGAREGKTLEEVMNDTRQVLSRDDVMDGVAELIPHVQVEAIFSDGSRLVTVHDPIQ; encoded by the coding sequence ATGCAATTAACGCCAAGAGAAATTGAAAAGTTGATGGTCTATACCCTGGCCGACGTCGCATTAAAGCGAAAGTCCAGAGGGATAAAGCTGAATTACCCCGAGGCGGTGGCGATTATTACCACCGCAGCGCTGGAAGGCGCCCGCGAGGGAAAAACGCTGGAAGAAGTCATGAACGACACGCGGCAGGTATTGAGCCGCGATGACGTGATGGACGGCGTGGCGGAGCTGATCCCGCACGTGCAGGTCGAAGCGATATTCAGCGACGGCAGCCGCCTGGTGACGGTGCACGATCCGATTCAGTAA
- a CDS encoding urease subunit beta yields MKKHDPEKHVPPGGYILSETPITFNEDRESLILTVRNTGDRPIQVGSHFHFFEANKALQFDRAAAFGKRLNITATTAIRFEPGDEIEVAIIAIGGKQTVYGFNNLVDGWAGDSPVAAGERVKKTIDVKRAIELGYKNLDQAPTKTSEE; encoded by the coding sequence ATGAAAAAGCATGACCCAGAAAAGCACGTGCCGCCCGGCGGCTATATCCTGTCCGAAACCCCCATTACCTTCAATGAAGATCGCGAAAGCCTTATTTTAACGGTGCGTAACACCGGCGACAGACCTATTCAGGTCGGTTCGCATTTTCATTTCTTTGAGGCCAACAAAGCCTTGCAATTCGATCGCGCTGCCGCCTTTGGCAAGCGTTTGAATATCACTGCCACGACGGCGATCCGTTTTGAACCCGGTGACGAGATTGAGGTGGCGATTATTGCCATCGGCGGCAAACAAACGGTCTACGGATTTAATAATCTGGTGGACGGTTGGGCGGGGGACAGCCCGGTTGCGGCCGGTGAAAGAGTAAAGAAAACGATAGATGTAAAGCGAGCTATTGAGCTGGGTTATAAAAACCTCGATCAGGCGCCGACGAAAACGAGCGAGGAATAA